One window of Drosophila busckii strain San Diego stock center, stock number 13000-0081.31 chromosome 3L, ASM1175060v1, whole genome shotgun sequence genomic DNA carries:
- the LOC108598743 gene encoding uncharacterized protein LOC108598743: MVREQCTLQRIRNDYRNRLISALDMSAAAANKPEGRKNVKLFDLFNDEPKVTVQKINQSHTVVTTTTIKKKDEQPKAEKKRQPDAKPKNLTITNNVELLAHLKALREYAMYMENFEAIVALHKLEKIFINAANDNEFQYEKTQVKLK; the protein is encoded by the exons ATGGTAAGGGAGCAGTGTACGCTACAAAGAATACGCAATGATTATAGAAATCGTTTGATAAGTGCGCTGGACATGagcgcagcagccgccaaCAAG CCAGAGGGTAGAAAAAACGTTAAGCTGTTTGATCTGTTTAATGATGAGCCCAAAGTG actGTGCAGAAAATTAATCAAAGTCATACTGTAGTAACTACAACT acaataaaaaaaaaggatgaGCAGCCAAAAGCAGAAAAGAAGCGCCAACCAGATGCTAAACCCAAAAACTTAACTATTACTAATAATGTGGAGTTACTGGCGCATTTGAAAGCTTTGCGGGAGTATGCAATGTATATGGAGAACTTTGAAGCGATTGTTGCGCTGCATAAGCTGGAAaagatatttataaatgcagcaaatgatAATGAGTTTCAATATGAAAAAACGCAAGTTAAGTTAAAGTAA